In a genomic window of Prochlorococcus marinus subsp. marinus str. CCMP1375:
- a CDS encoding Gfo/Idh/MocA family protein: MQSTNINKKSKIGVGLAGLGFGEKVHLPGLFSSQDLEPIALWHPRPDRLNDACKTHDLKGYDNWSALLNNADIDAVIIATPPEPRFKLAYDALQAGKHLLLEKPVALNSEEILELQSLSIKKKLSVAVDFEYRAVPLFMQAKQMIDDDLIGTPWLIKLDWLMSSRADESRAWNWYSEKQSGGGVIGALGTHAFDLLHWFFGPTKNINGLTSTSIQKRPSIKSKKLENVTSEDICLAQLELSNFKSQQPIPAQVTLSAVSRYGRGFWLEIYGNKGTLILGSDNQKDYVHGFGLWFGEKGKKVCPITPVSNLAFDRTWEDGRIAPVARIQNWWAESINKGNPVIPGLTEGLLSQRVCEKVDQSYKSGMRLTI; this comes from the coding sequence ATGCAATCTACAAACATAAATAAAAAATCAAAAATAGGTGTTGGATTGGCAGGGTTAGGTTTTGGAGAAAAAGTACATTTACCAGGATTATTTTCAAGTCAAGATCTGGAACCAATTGCACTATGGCATCCACGACCAGATCGTTTAAATGACGCTTGTAAAACTCATGATCTTAAGGGATACGACAATTGGTCAGCCCTACTTAATAATGCCGATATAGATGCAGTAATAATTGCCACTCCTCCAGAACCTCGTTTTAAACTTGCGTATGACGCACTTCAAGCAGGGAAACATCTTCTACTAGAAAAACCAGTTGCTTTAAATAGCGAAGAGATATTAGAGCTCCAGAGCTTATCAATTAAAAAAAAGCTTTCTGTAGCTGTTGACTTTGAATACAGAGCTGTACCTCTTTTCATGCAAGCAAAGCAAATGATAGATGATGACCTTATAGGAACACCTTGGTTAATAAAACTTGACTGGCTTATGAGTAGTCGTGCTGATGAAAGTAGAGCTTGGAATTGGTATTCCGAAAAACAAAGCGGAGGAGGCGTCATTGGTGCTCTTGGAACTCATGCTTTTGACTTATTACATTGGTTTTTTGGTCCTACTAAAAACATAAACGGACTAACATCAACATCTATCCAAAAAAGACCTTCTATCAAAAGCAAAAAACTAGAAAATGTGACAAGTGAAGATATCTGCTTGGCTCAATTAGAACTTTCTAATTTCAAATCACAGCAACCAATTCCTGCACAAGTTACACTTTCAGCCGTTTCAAGGTATGGAAGAGGATTCTGGCTTGAGATTTATGGAAACAAAGGCACTTTAATACTCGGTAGCGATAATCAAAAAGATTATGTTCATGGGTTTGGATTATGGTTTGGTGAAAAAGGTAAAAAGGTTTGTCCCATTACACCAGTAAGTAATCTTGCTTTTGATAGGACTTGGGAAGATGGACGTATTGCTCCAGTTGCAAGAATTCAAAATTGGTGGGCTGAAAGTATAAATAAAGGGAATCCAGTAATTCCTGGCTTAACGGAAGGTTTATTAAGCCAAAGAGTATGTGAAAAGGTTGATCAATCATACAAATCTGGAATGAGACTAACTATCTAA
- the accD gene encoding acetyl-CoA carboxylase, carboxyltransferase subunit beta has translation MSLFDWFAARRKDQFVGKVIQETEESDGLWGKCPECGQVVYRKDLLTNANVCSNCGHHSRINSEERIKLIVDQGSFIALDKNLAPIDPLGFKDRRAYADRLRESQASTGLKDGVTTGVCRVEEIPLALAVMDFRFMGGSMGSVVGEKITRLIEKATSKKLPLLIVCASGGARMQEGMLSLMQMAKISGALERHREANLLYMPLLTHPTTGGVTASFAMLGDLILAEPKALIGFAGRRVIEQTLREKLPENFQTAEYLLEHGFVDKIIPRTELRKTLGKLLRLHGFQKITIST, from the coding sequence GTGTCTTTATTCGATTGGTTTGCCGCAAGAAGAAAAGATCAGTTCGTTGGGAAAGTCATCCAAGAAACTGAGGAAAGTGATGGGTTATGGGGCAAATGTCCTGAATGTGGCCAAGTTGTTTATAGAAAAGACCTTCTCACCAACGCAAACGTATGTAGCAATTGTGGGCATCACAGCAGAATAAATAGCGAGGAGAGAATCAAATTAATAGTTGATCAAGGTAGTTTTATTGCTCTAGACAAGAATCTTGCTCCTATAGACCCTCTAGGATTTAAAGATAGACGCGCATATGCCGATAGGCTAAGAGAAAGTCAAGCCAGTACTGGTCTAAAGGATGGTGTAACAACAGGTGTCTGCAGAGTAGAAGAAATACCTTTAGCTCTAGCAGTAATGGATTTTAGATTTATGGGCGGATCAATGGGATCTGTTGTTGGTGAAAAAATTACTCGTCTAATAGAAAAAGCTACATCAAAAAAGCTTCCTTTATTAATTGTCTGCGCATCAGGAGGGGCACGAATGCAAGAAGGAATGCTAAGTCTGATGCAAATGGCAAAAATATCAGGTGCCTTAGAACGTCATAGAGAAGCAAATCTTTTATATATGCCATTACTTACTCACCCAACCACTGGAGGTGTAACTGCGAGTTTTGCAATGCTAGGCGATTTAATACTTGCAGAACCTAAAGCATTAATTGGTTTTGCAGGAAGAAGAGTAATCGAACAGACACTCAGAGAAAAATTACCAGAAAATTTCCAAACAGCTGAATATCTACTTGAGCATGGTTTTGTAGATAAAATCATACCTCGCACAGAACTCAGAAAAACACTTGGGAAACTATTACGTCTTCATGGATTCCAAAAAATAACTATAAGTACCTAA
- a CDS encoding prepilin peptidase: MQLSFTASNTFINSSIQLNVTIAGILFYISIYDIFNQRIPKFLVEICILNIILTCILRPLNINQELIIKHVIASITSFGVMQLISIISHKTTNKTLLGSGDAKLASLGGAILGLNGIWTAIAFAFIAAGIFSVVGQLTGLLKRWQPFPFAPFICIGIQSVWILGNDFWLVDGFVR; encoded by the coding sequence ATGCAATTATCTTTTACTGCAAGTAATACATTTATCAATTCCTCAATTCAACTAAATGTCACGATCGCGGGAATACTTTTTTATATCTCTATTTACGATATATTCAATCAAAGAATACCTAAATTTCTTGTAGAGATATGTATACTAAATATTATTTTAACATGCATACTAAGGCCATTAAATATTAATCAAGAGCTTATTATTAAGCATGTGATTGCTTCCATTACTTCTTTTGGAGTAATGCAATTAATTTCCATTATTTCGCATAAAACAACAAATAAAACATTGCTTGGATCAGGTGACGCAAAGTTAGCGTCACTAGGAGGCGCAATTTTAGGATTAAATGGTATCTGGACTGCTATTGCCTTTGCCTTTATTGCTGCTGGAATATTCTCCGTCGTAGGTCAACTGACTGGGTTGCTAAAGAGATGGCAGCCTTTCCCATTTGCACCTTTTATTTGTATAGGCATTCAAAGTGTATGGATTCTTGGCAATGACTTTTGGCTTGTTGATGGATTTGTAAGATAA
- a CDS encoding phosphoribulokinase: protein MSKRHPVVAVTGSSGAGTSTVKRAFEHIFAREEIIPAVVEGDSYHRFERSPMKEAMAEALAKGENFSHFGPEANLFDKLEELFQTYGQNGGGKKRYYLHSPEEAEEHNSRLGTKLIPGQFTPWEEIPKGTDVLFYEGLHGGVVGDNYDVAKYADLLVGVVPITNLEWIQKIHRDNAERGYSAETIVETILRRMPDYINHICPQFSRTDINFQRVPTIDTSNPFICRNIPTPDESFVIIHFRKGAREKWGIDFQYLLGMINDSFMSSPTSIVVNGGKMGFAMELILTPIIHRMIEEKKSA, encoded by the coding sequence ATGTCGAAGCGCCATCCAGTAGTTGCTGTTACAGGTTCATCAGGAGCTGGTACAAGTACCGTAAAAAGAGCCTTTGAGCATATTTTTGCTCGGGAAGAAATAATACCTGCTGTTGTAGAGGGGGATAGTTATCACAGATTTGAAAGAAGTCCTATGAAAGAAGCAATGGCTGAGGCTCTTGCAAAAGGGGAAAATTTCTCTCATTTTGGTCCTGAAGCAAATTTGTTTGACAAGCTCGAGGAACTCTTCCAAACATATGGACAAAATGGAGGTGGCAAAAAAAGATACTATTTACATAGTCCAGAAGAAGCTGAAGAGCATAATTCAAGACTAGGGACAAAATTAATCCCCGGTCAGTTCACTCCATGGGAAGAAATTCCCAAAGGTACTGATGTACTTTTCTACGAAGGTTTACATGGTGGTGTTGTTGGAGATAATTATGATGTTGCTAAGTATGCTGATCTATTAGTAGGAGTAGTTCCAATAACTAATCTAGAATGGATTCAAAAAATTCATCGTGACAATGCTGAAAGGGGATATTCAGCAGAAACAATTGTAGAAACAATCTTGAGAAGAATGCCTGATTATATTAATCATATTTGCCCTCAATTTAGTCGTACTGATATAAACTTTCAACGAGTTCCAACTATTGACACCTCAAATCCATTTATATGTAGAAACATACCAACTCCAGATGAAAGTTTTGTTATTATTCACTTTCGTAAAGGAGCTAGAGAAAAATGGGGAATAGACTTTCAATACCTTTTAGGCATGATAAATGATTCTTTTATGTCAAGTCCAACAAGTATTGTTGTAAATGGAGGCAAAATGGGTTTTGCTATGGAGCTAATACTTACGCCAATTATTCATCGTATGATCGAAGAAAAGAAATCAGCATAG
- the leuB gene encoding 3-isopropylmalate dehydrogenase, with protein sequence MASHKITLLTGDGIGPEISIVAKKILAALSEKHSITFTIEEKPFGGQAIELTGKPLPEDTLNSCKASDAVLLAAIGDPKYDDLPRDLRPETGLLNLRAGLNLFANIRPIKIRQALISSSSLKSEIIKDVDLVVVRELTGGIYFGQPKGRISTEEAGERAFNTMTYSDYEIDRIAKIAFDLSETRRKKICSIDKANVLEVSQLWRERVIKAQEQYPNIELTHQYVDNAAMQLVREPAQFDVILTSNLFGDIISDEAAMLTGSIGMLPSASLGEDGPGVFEPVHGSAPDIAHKNLANPIAMILSTAMMLRTGLMEYKAATDLENAIDKVLGKGFRTIDLNRDQSNTKLGCREMGDQIIKAINGI encoded by the coding sequence ATGGCCTCTCACAAAATAACCCTTTTAACTGGCGATGGGATTGGTCCTGAAATCTCAATTGTTGCAAAAAAAATACTTGCTGCCTTAAGTGAAAAACATAGTATTACTTTCACCATTGAAGAGAAACCATTTGGTGGTCAAGCTATTGAATTAACAGGGAAACCACTACCTGAAGATACTCTAAATTCATGTAAAGCAAGTGATGCCGTACTCCTAGCAGCTATAGGAGATCCGAAATATGACGATCTTCCCAGGGATCTCAGGCCTGAAACTGGCCTTCTTAACTTAAGAGCAGGCCTAAACCTATTTGCAAATATAAGACCAATAAAAATACGTCAAGCCTTAATAAGTTCAAGTTCATTGAAAAGTGAAATAATCAAAGATGTTGATCTAGTCGTCGTAAGAGAATTAACTGGTGGTATATATTTTGGCCAACCAAAAGGAAGAATTTCTACTGAAGAAGCAGGTGAAAGGGCTTTTAATACTATGACTTATTCAGATTATGAAATAGACAGAATCGCTAAAATAGCATTTGATTTATCAGAAACTAGAAGAAAAAAGATATGTTCTATCGACAAAGCAAATGTACTGGAAGTAAGCCAACTCTGGAGAGAAAGAGTTATAAAGGCTCAAGAACAATATCCCAATATCGAATTAACTCATCAGTATGTAGACAATGCAGCAATGCAATTAGTTAGAGAACCAGCTCAGTTTGACGTAATACTTACAAGCAATCTTTTTGGGGACATTATTAGTGATGAAGCCGCAATGCTTACTGGCTCAATAGGAATGCTCCCATCAGCATCTCTTGGAGAAGATGGTCCTGGCGTTTTTGAACCTGTACATGGTTCAGCACCTGATATCGCTCACAAAAACTTAGCCAATCCGATTGCAATGATTCTTTCAACAGCAATGATGCTGAGAACAGGTTTGATGGAATATAAAGCAGCTACAGATCTAGAGAATGCCATTGATAAGGTTCTGGGAAAAGGATTTAGAACAATTGATTTAAATAGAGATCAATCAAATACAAAATTAGGTTGCAGGGAAATGGGAGACCAAATCATCAAAGCAATTAATGGAATATAA
- the lpxD gene encoding UDP-3-O-(3-hydroxymyristoyl)glucosamine N-acyltransferase, whose translation MEFSKLIEILNNGDSGLIDHNLSSNPEINSAASLEKAEVNQISFIENASYLFNEINQTKASALILGEKVDITEKLDLKNIAWVTVKNPRIAFAEILEEINPTKVFPESIHPSAVIGNNVKIGKNIYIGANVCIDSNTRIGDNSIIHSGVVIYENVVIGKNNELHANCVIHQYSNLGDNCIINSNAVIGSEGFGFIPTKRGWRKMPQTGKVILGDNVEIGSCSTVDRPAVGDTVIGSGTKIDNLVQVGHGVQIGNHCAMASQVGIAGGAKIGDGVILAGQVGVGNRVKVGSNVIASSKCGIHTDIEPEQVVSGFPAIPNKLWLRCAANFKKLPELAKVIKKLNGSV comes from the coding sequence ATGGAATTTAGTAAATTAATAGAAATTCTAAATAATGGAGATTCTGGTCTAATAGATCATAATTTATCATCTAATCCTGAAATTAATTCAGCAGCTTCTCTCGAGAAAGCAGAAGTAAATCAAATTAGTTTTATTGAGAATGCGAGCTATCTTTTTAATGAAATCAATCAAACTAAAGCTTCAGCACTAATTCTTGGAGAAAAGGTTGACATAACAGAAAAATTAGATTTAAAGAATATTGCTTGGGTAACAGTTAAAAACCCTAGAATTGCTTTTGCAGAAATATTAGAAGAAATTAATCCTACAAAAGTTTTCCCTGAAAGTATTCATCCATCTGCTGTCATAGGTAATAATGTAAAGATAGGAAAAAACATATATATTGGTGCAAATGTATGCATTGATTCAAATACCAGAATTGGTGATAATTCAATTATTCACTCAGGGGTAGTGATTTATGAAAATGTTGTTATAGGTAAAAATAACGAGTTACATGCAAATTGCGTTATTCATCAATATTCAAATCTAGGAGATAATTGTATAATCAACTCAAATGCAGTTATTGGGTCAGAAGGGTTTGGGTTTATTCCAACAAAAAGAGGCTGGAGAAAGATGCCTCAAACAGGAAAAGTAATATTAGGAGATAATGTTGAAATAGGTTCTTGTTCAACTGTAGACAGACCTGCTGTTGGTGACACTGTCATTGGTTCAGGGACAAAAATAGACAACCTAGTTCAAGTTGGACATGGTGTTCAAATTGGCAACCATTGTGCAATGGCTTCTCAAGTAGGTATCGCAGGTGGGGCAAAAATAGGAGATGGGGTTATTCTTGCAGGCCAAGTTGGAGTAGGAAATCGTGTAAAGGTAGGCTCAAATGTAATAGCAAGCTCCAAGTGCGGTATTCATACTGATATCGAACCTGAGCAAGTAGTTAGCGGATTTCCTGCTATCCCAAATAAGCTTTGGTTAAGATGTGCAGCAAATTTCAAAAAGCTGCCTGAACTGGCAAAAGTAATTAAGAAACTTAATGGTTCTGTTTAA
- the proB gene encoding glutamate 5-kinase, with the protein MTLWTIKIGTSLLRGNKEFSTNKIIETYCGFIAESKAKGDQVIIVSSGAVGLGCNRLGLKVRPNDLNSLQAAAAVGQGYLMSLYESAMKKYGYNVAQILLTRSDFESKRCFKNASLTIKKLLDWKVLPIINENDSIANEELRYGDNDTLSALVSTAISADQLVLLTDIDKLYSSDPKFDKDAKPITDVHSSNEIIQIQSNSNESNNWGTGGIKTKLTAAQIATKNGITVHLADGREPKILKDILKGSRGGTVFHPNPKPIGTMKSWLAHALYPQGTLHVDDGAYNAIQNKGASLLIVGIINIDGDFAKNQPVKIVNLEGIEIAKGISSISSESIRRFINNRIKSTQYPVVVHRDVLVLSSELLI; encoded by the coding sequence ATGACGTTATGGACAATAAAAATAGGCACAAGCCTTTTAAGAGGTAATAAAGAATTTAGTACTAATAAAATAATAGAAACATACTGTGGATTTATAGCTGAATCTAAAGCTAAAGGTGACCAAGTAATTATTGTATCTAGTGGTGCTGTTGGCCTGGGATGCAATCGACTTGGATTAAAGGTTAGACCAAACGACCTGAATTCCCTACAAGCAGCAGCTGCAGTAGGGCAAGGTTATCTGATGTCACTTTATGAAAGTGCTATGAAGAAATATGGATACAATGTAGCGCAAATACTTCTAACACGTTCTGATTTCGAATCCAAAAGATGTTTTAAAAATGCTTCCTTAACTATAAAAAAACTTCTTGATTGGAAAGTGTTGCCAATTATCAATGAAAATGATTCAATTGCTAATGAAGAATTGAGGTATGGCGATAACGATACATTATCTGCTTTAGTTTCTACTGCTATATCAGCAGATCAATTAGTTTTACTAACTGATATAGATAAATTATATTCATCTGACCCTAAATTTGATAAAGATGCAAAGCCTATAACTGATGTACATAGTTCAAATGAAATAATACAAATACAAAGCAATTCAAATGAATCTAATAATTGGGGTACGGGTGGGATAAAAACTAAGTTAACAGCTGCTCAAATTGCCACCAAAAATGGAATAACAGTTCATCTTGCTGATGGGAGAGAGCCAAAAATTCTAAAAGACATTTTAAAAGGTTCTCGCGGAGGAACAGTATTTCATCCAAATCCAAAACCAATAGGCACAATGAAGAGCTGGCTTGCCCATGCCTTATATCCTCAAGGGACACTTCATGTAGATGATGGTGCTTATAATGCAATTCAAAATAAAGGGGCGTCTCTTCTTATTGTTGGCATAATTAATATTGATGGGGATTTTGCAAAAAACCAACCTGTAAAAATAGTTAATCTTGAAGGAATAGAAATAGCTAAAGGAATAAGTTCAATAAGCAGTGAGTCAATTAGGCGTTTTATAAATAATCGTATAAAATCAACTCAATACCCTGTTGTTGTTCACAGAGATGTTCTAGTACTTTCTAGTGAATTACTTATTTAA
- a CDS encoding YqeG family HAD IIIA-type phosphatase produces MYNKLLKANWDSGIPITNIPQNRIREEGIKALLIDVDGTLLPRSEELVHTSVKEWIMNTKTHCSIHLISNNPSRNRIKRIASQLDINFTFGAGKPRKKKLLNCLNKIDLENSQIAIIGDRIFTDILGGNRVGIYTILVKAIGSNGKSKNINYVQFIEKSLAKLIMGVSKR; encoded by the coding sequence ATGTATAATAAATTATTAAAGGCAAATTGGGATAGTGGGATTCCTATAACAAATATTCCTCAGAATAGAATAAGAGAAGAGGGAATAAAAGCTCTTTTGATAGATGTAGACGGTACACTTCTTCCTAGAAGTGAAGAACTTGTTCATACTTCAGTCAAGGAATGGATTATGAATACTAAAACACATTGTTCTATTCATCTTATTAGCAATAACCCTTCTAGAAATAGAATCAAAAGGATTGCATCACAGTTAGATATTAACTTTACGTTTGGAGCCGGAAAACCTAGAAAAAAAAAGCTATTAAACTGTCTAAATAAGATAGACTTAGAAAATTCACAAATAGCAATAATAGGTGATAGAATCTTTACTGATATATTAGGAGGTAATAGAGTTGGTATATATACAATCTTAGTAAAAGCAATCGGGTCAAATGGAAAATCTAAAAATATTAATTATGTTCAATTCATAGAAAAAAGTCTTGCTAAATTAATTATGGGAGTTAGTAAGAGATGA
- a CDS encoding DUF3727 domain-containing protein yields MSDSQSPKNNEVPTLLVVDSKGDELLCFLEQIVPLSDVEYVLLTPVDTPVSLFRLREDNDPELIKTIEKKEPILEVADVVLQEYDLKLIRSAVTLTITGELDEPEPEELEEKDFDEDSELYELLVNFKVKDDEYGLYIPLDPFFIVGKIIDGNATVLEGEEFDKIQPLIEAELEKRDF; encoded by the coding sequence ATGTCAGATTCTCAATCACCAAAAAATAATGAAGTCCCAACCCTTCTCGTTGTAGATAGCAAGGGCGATGAGCTGCTTTGTTTTCTAGAACAAATCGTGCCTTTATCAGATGTAGAATATGTACTTTTGACACCGGTAGATACACCAGTCTCTTTATTTAGACTTAGAGAAGACAATGATCCTGAACTTATTAAAACAATAGAAAAGAAGGAACCTATTCTTGAAGTAGCAGATGTTGTACTTCAGGAATATGATTTGAAATTAATCAGATCAGCCGTAACCCTTACAATTACAGGTGAACTTGATGAGCCAGAACCAGAAGAACTAGAGGAAAAAGATTTTGATGAAGATTCAGAACTATATGAATTACTTGTAAATTTCAAAGTTAAAGATGATGAATATGGTCTTTATATACCTTTAGATCCTTTCTTTATTGTTGGGAAAATAATTGATGGTAATGCCACTGTATTAGAAGGTGAAGAATTTGACAAAATTCAACCACTAATTGAAGCAGAACTTGAAAAAAGAGATTTCTAA
- the ruvX gene encoding Holliday junction resolvase RuvX, which produces MVRPKPTSVLSFDYGHKRIGLAGCDPLGITVTALSPIHRISFQKDLTLIKSLCIEREIKGLIVGLPLDESGQNTVQSIHCQNYGIKIAKELDLPLAWVNEHSSSWDAGQKYNLQNDRTGKLDSAVAALLLEQWLREGPELQPVSKLDSPRIKF; this is translated from the coding sequence TTGGTTAGACCTAAACCAACTTCAGTTCTTAGTTTTGATTATGGTCATAAGAGGATCGGATTGGCTGGGTGTGATCCTCTTGGGATAACAGTTACTGCGCTATCTCCAATACATAGAATCTCATTTCAAAAGGATCTAACGCTAATCAAATCACTATGTATAGAAAGGGAAATCAAGGGTCTGATTGTAGGATTACCTCTCGATGAAAGTGGACAAAACACTGTTCAATCAATTCATTGCCAAAACTATGGAATAAAAATTGCAAAGGAACTTGATTTACCATTAGCTTGGGTGAATGAACACAGCAGCAGTTGGGATGCTGGGCAAAAGTACAATCTCCAAAATGATCGTACAGGAAAGCTTGATAGCGCAGTCGCTGCTCTTCTACTTGAACAGTGGTTAAGAGAAGGACCAGAACTTCAACCTGTTTCAAAGCTCGACTCTCCAAGAATCAAATTTTGA
- a CDS encoding thylakoid membrane photosystem I accumulation factor produces MYRVTSFALTLILSLVFLLVSPAFAARDTNSFDGNIFPIYAGNGSLVPPQSTIESSLNNKRTSVIVFYLDDDANSKQFAPVVSGLKLLWTSSIDIIPLTTDELSRGMTDDITNPAYYWHGKIPQLVVLDGEGNILLDEEGQIPIEKINSAISLASGLEAPDFNISIKSFNEYNSDASKDGYTDPR; encoded by the coding sequence ATGTATAGAGTCACCTCTTTTGCTTTAACTCTTATTCTATCTCTAGTCTTTCTACTAGTATCTCCTGCATTTGCAGCAAGAGATACCAATAGTTTTGACGGAAATATATTCCCAATATATGCCGGAAATGGATCATTAGTACCACCTCAATCAACAATAGAAAGTTCGCTAAATAATAAAAGGACTAGTGTTATTGTTTTTTATCTTGATGACGACGCCAACAGTAAACAATTTGCTCCAGTTGTATCTGGACTAAAATTACTTTGGACATCTTCAATAGATATTATTCCTTTAACAACAGATGAATTATCAAGAGGAATGACAGATGATATTACCAACCCTGCTTATTATTGGCATGGAAAAATACCACAATTAGTAGTTCTAGATGGAGAAGGTAATATTTTGCTAGATGAAGAAGGACAAATACCAATCGAAAAGATCAATTCTGCAATAAGCTTGGCTTCTGGATTAGAAGCACCAGATTTCAATATATCTATCAAGAGCTTTAACGAATACAATAGTGATGCTTCTAAAGATGGATATACAGATCCACGTTAG
- a CDS encoding DUF3685 domain-containing protein has translation MIEGAPKQVLLLAPDLLGESLSLQLGSDDLNLKFCLKKEDLNKHPSLIIWSIENVQNANTTILELKRLRKRWNQAPILLLLPTKLTIRSSQILNFECDGILQDPDIELVKETISTLLGGGRVIRLNESIDGSQIKKAPVFDLRKKLLINSLENTNMELSKLDLLEHSSHKNFLLLLAIRARRREVKSARSLLLWFWSPINSSLTINNSHKYNIKKSYSTSITIPEKNTKAIWNEIHQHIKESIEHKITNKSKNIFAIQGLRQEKQVLLFSTLLQQLDYLLIKLQDVSTKEQAYIDSWFSLEPELRKQSLRDFTGNYSRLFLNGESVSISEELLKIIDLNEVDEELPFPSLMLDSLILNKPLLLEGNLLPPDDPRALIKLEMLIMNWLIRTAEIISSELISACSEWPELREYLLKPSLISTRELEKLRNQLNYQRRWQYLIDHPIQLYESKRQLFKFNEGNIESVLINEPRDNDLRRLGWWQKQVTLLIETRDALAPQLQSLLKYIGDLMVVLLTNVLGRAIGLVGRGIAQGMGRTISR, from the coding sequence TTGATTGAAGGCGCTCCTAAACAAGTACTGCTTTTAGCACCGGACTTACTTGGGGAATCACTATCACTTCAATTAGGTTCTGATGATTTAAATTTAAAATTTTGCCTTAAAAAGGAAGACCTAAATAAACACCCATCACTTATCATTTGGTCAATAGAAAATGTTCAAAATGCAAATACAACAATACTTGAGTTGAAACGTCTAAGAAAGAGATGGAATCAAGCTCCTATACTTTTGCTATTACCTACAAAACTAACTATTAGATCATCGCAAATACTTAATTTTGAATGCGATGGAATCCTTCAAGATCCAGACATTGAATTAGTAAAGGAAACAATATCAACTCTATTAGGTGGAGGTAGAGTTATAAGACTCAATGAATCCATTGATGGAAGCCAGATAAAAAAAGCACCAGTCTTTGACCTTAGAAAAAAACTACTAATAAATAGTCTTGAAAACACAAACATGGAACTTAGCAAATTAGACTTGCTAGAACATTCCTCTCATAAAAATTTCTTGCTTTTATTGGCAATAAGAGCAAGAAGACGAGAGGTTAAAAGTGCTCGTTCATTATTACTTTGGTTCTGGTCTCCTATCAATTCATCGCTAACAATAAATAACAGTCATAAATATAATATTAAAAAATCATATTCTACTAGTATAACAATACCAGAAAAGAATACAAAGGCCATATGGAATGAAATTCATCAACATATAAAAGAATCTATTGAGCATAAAATAACTAATAAAAGTAAGAATATCTTTGCTATACAAGGGCTCAGACAAGAAAAGCAAGTACTTCTTTTCTCAACCCTTTTACAACAACTTGATTATTTGTTAATCAAACTCCAAGATGTGAGTACTAAAGAACAAGCTTATATTGATTCTTGGTTCTCCTTAGAACCTGAACTTAGGAAACAATCATTAAGAGACTTTACTGGAAATTACTCGAGACTATTTCTAAATGGTGAGTCTGTAAGTATTTCAGAAGAACTTTTAAAGATAATTGATTTAAATGAAGTTGATGAAGAATTACCTTTCCCCTCTCTAATGCTGGACTCTTTAATACTTAATAAGCCTTTACTATTAGAAGGCAACCTACTCCCTCCAGATGATCCAAGAGCTTTAATAAAATTAGAGATGTTGATCATGAATTGGTTAATACGTACAGCTGAAATAATTAGTTCAGAACTAATTAGTGCATGTTCAGAATGGCCTGAACTTAGAGAGTATCTCCTAAAGCCATCCCTTATTTCAACAAGAGAACTTGAAAAACTTCGTAATCAATTAAATTATCAACGCAGGTGGCAATATCTTATTGATCATCCCATTCAGCTATATGAAAGTAAACGTCAACTATTTAAGTTTAATGAAGGAAATATTGAATCTGTCCTTATAAATGAGCCGAGGGATAATGATTTACGAAGATTAGGCTGGTGGCAAAAGCAAGTAACTCTTTTGATAGAAACAAGGGATGCTCTGGCGCCGCAACTTCAATCATTATTGAAATATATAGGCGATTTGATGGTTGTATTGCTAACAAATGTATTAGGTCGAGCTATTGGTTTAGTAGGTAGAGGTATTGCGCAAGGTATGGGTAGAACTATTTCAAGATAA